One stretch of Gadus chalcogrammus isolate NIFS_2021 chromosome 14, NIFS_Gcha_1.0, whole genome shotgun sequence DNA includes these proteins:
- the ctxn2 gene encoding cortexin-2: MCSVHYNHSLSAMSGNDMMAHSLTLEQKTAFAFVGMLLVFLGLLIVRCFRILLDPYSSMPSSNWADGIEGLEKGTFEYALT; the protein is encoded by the coding sequence ATGTGCAGCGTCCACTACAACCACTCCCTGTCTGCCATGAGCGGGAATGACATGATGGCGCACTCACTGACTCTGGAGCAGAAGACGGCGTTTGCCTTCGTGGGCATGCTGCTGGTCTTCCTGGGACTGCTGATCGTGAGGTGCTTCAGGATCCTGCTTGACCCCTACAGCAGCATGCCGTCCTCCAACTGGGCCGACGGCATCGAGGGGCTGGAGAAGGGGACGTTTGAGTACGCCCTTACCTAA